In Limibacter armeniacum, a single window of DNA contains:
- a CDS encoding mandelate racemase/muconate lactonizing enzyme family protein — MNTTHTIEERKTEKLDANTIKITQIEIFKLIVPLKKPFVISLGTITNAENIVVKIHTNQGIVGTGEGCPFVFIVGETQATDFEMAQVFAKNFKGKNPLEIQERIADMDRITTFNSTVKSAFEVALQDIAGKFANLPLYALWGGKKDKELYTDMTVGISTPEDMAKCAKEFVDQGYPVIKVKLGTTKKEDVARIKAIREAIGMEIPLCIDANQGWDTVTAISTLKMLEQYQITHCEEPVPHWNNLALKKVTEHSPIPIMADESLFDHRDAFKLATLQACDYFNIKLSKAGGCANALKIADIAEVAGIQCQVGGMSETRFGVTILAHLSLARKSIVHHDMDTALLLAEDPVIGGITYAENGRVIVPDGPGVGADFDPEYLNKMEKIVI; from the coding sequence ATGAACACAACACATACAATAGAAGAAAGAAAGACGGAAAAGCTGGACGCAAACACTATCAAAATCACACAAATTGAAATATTCAAACTGATCGTTCCTCTCAAGAAACCTTTTGTTATCTCATTAGGTACTATCACCAATGCTGAAAACATTGTTGTAAAGATTCACACTAACCAAGGTATTGTTGGTACAGGAGAAGGATGTCCTTTTGTTTTCATTGTAGGAGAAACGCAAGCGACTGATTTTGAGATGGCTCAGGTATTTGCCAAAAACTTCAAAGGCAAAAACCCGCTGGAAATTCAGGAACGCATCGCTGATATGGACAGGATCACGACCTTCAACAGCACTGTAAAGAGTGCATTTGAGGTGGCTTTACAAGATATTGCAGGCAAGTTTGCCAACCTGCCGCTTTACGCACTTTGGGGCGGAAAAAAAGACAAGGAACTTTATACAGACATGACGGTGGGTATTAGCACACCTGAAGATATGGCCAAATGTGCCAAGGAATTTGTGGACCAAGGTTACCCTGTTATCAAGGTCAAGTTAGGAACCACTAAAAAGGAAGATGTTGCCCGTATCAAGGCTATACGTGAAGCAATTGGTATGGAGATTCCTCTTTGCATTGATGCCAACCAAGGGTGGGATACCGTTACAGCAATCTCCACACTAAAGATGCTAGAACAATACCAAATCACACACTGCGAAGAACCTGTTCCACATTGGAACAATTTGGCACTGAAGAAAGTCACTGAACACAGCCCTATTCCAATTATGGCTGATGAATCACTTTTTGACCATCGTGATGCTTTCAAACTGGCAACGCTTCAGGCTTGTGACTACTTCAATATCAAACTGTCTAAGGCAGGAGGCTGTGCCAATGCCCTCAAAATCGCAGATATTGCAGAAGTGGCAGGTATTCAATGTCAGGTAGGTGGCATGTCAGAAACCCGTTTTGGAGTTACTATATTGGCACACCTATCTCTTGCAAGAAAAAGTATTGTACATCACGATATGGATACAGCGCTTCTATTGGCTGAAGACCCTGTAATAGGAGGTATTACCTATGCAGAAAACGGAAGGGTAATTGTTCCGGATGGTCCAGGTGTAGGTGCAGACTTTGACCCTGAATACCTGAACAAAATGGAGAAGATTGTTATTTAA
- a CDS encoding PD-(D/E)XK nuclease-like domain-containing protein: MKAEIRILSDTEYRNHPAICNSDLSIARDILSGRVRKKPALALRIGSAVHMALLEPQVWQQERLKMKDDEVKRVDKLAAAVKRNSLFGPIIEDEEILKEVCLFWTDEETGTECKAKADLLQPDLLLGDVKTTAAQNKERFLMDAFRFDYDRQLAFYNSAVGAERLLLIGISKKSRGSVYFSEFDAESEFIQVGVAKYRALLKAVSDSPALRKEVYNLR, translated from the coding sequence ATGAAGGCAGAAATACGGATACTATCAGATACAGAATACCGCAATCATCCCGCAATTTGTAATTCAGACCTTTCAATTGCTAGAGATATTCTTTCAGGAAGGGTACGCAAGAAACCTGCATTGGCTCTTAGGATAGGGAGTGCTGTCCACATGGCACTACTGGAACCTCAAGTATGGCAACAAGAGCGCCTGAAGATGAAAGATGATGAAGTGAAACGGGTAGATAAGCTGGCTGCTGCTGTAAAACGTAATTCCTTGTTCGGACCCATTATCGAGGATGAGGAAATCTTAAAAGAAGTATGCCTTTTCTGGACGGATGAAGAAACTGGTACAGAATGTAAGGCAAAAGCTGACTTGCTTCAACCTGATCTATTGTTGGGCGATGTCAAAACTACGGCAGCTCAAAACAAGGAACGCTTCCTGATGGATGCCTTTAGGTTTGACTATGACCGACAGTTGGCTTTTTACAATTCGGCGGTAGGAGCTGAACGGTTGCTGCTGATCGGTATCAGTAAGAAAAGCCGAGGCAGTGTTTACTTTTCAGAGTTTGATGCTGAAAGTGAATTTATTCAAGTTGGTGTTGCCAAATATAGAGCCTTACTGAAAGCTGTAAGTGACTCACCTGCCTTAAGAAAAGAAGTGTACAACCTCCGTTAG
- a CDS encoding outer membrane beta-barrel protein, whose translation MKKFFLTVAAVCAAYGFASAQSIHLKVRGGTNVAFYQSDSPATEVGPRIGGHVGAELELGLTDNFSILGGVQYSQQGLKINGESSATDLNVEVAGMIASGDLDPSAFGPADPSNPAYPLLVAIQTGALPSVNVKTEGTQIRNYFNIPVLAQYKLPFGLRVLAGAQAGVLLSGKNDYKHTLEIYQGEEIIAAVANDETLNAMVAQLVASDPDLASDVDDVLSLYKEGGVVEKNKDIKDTTNEVDYSFVAGAGYEVGRFSIDARYTQSMQNLYKEDPDNEKTRNAYVQIGVSYKLF comes from the coding sequence ATGAAAAAGTTTTTCTTAACTGTGGCTGCAGTGTGTGCGGCTTATGGGTTTGCGTCTGCGCAATCAATTCACTTAAAAGTTAGAGGCGGTACAAACGTTGCATTTTATCAATCTGATTCTCCAGCAACAGAAGTAGGACCTAGAATTGGTGGTCATGTTGGTGCTGAATTAGAGTTAGGCCTTACTGATAACTTCTCAATTTTGGGTGGTGTACAGTACTCACAACAAGGTCTGAAAATCAATGGAGAAAGCTCTGCTACAGATTTGAATGTAGAGGTAGCTGGTATGATTGCTAGCGGTGATTTGGACCCTTCAGCTTTCGGTCCTGCGGATCCTTCAAACCCTGCATATCCTTTGTTGGTGGCTATCCAAACAGGTGCACTGCCATCAGTAAATGTGAAGACTGAAGGTACTCAGATCAGAAATTATTTTAACATCCCTGTACTTGCTCAATATAAGCTTCCTTTCGGATTGAGAGTATTAGCTGGTGCGCAAGCGGGTGTATTGCTAAGTGGTAAAAATGACTACAAGCACACATTGGAAATTTACCAAGGTGAGGAAATCATTGCTGCAGTAGCTAATGATGAAACATTAAATGCAATGGTAGCGCAGTTGGTAGCTTCTGACCCTGATTTGGCGAGTGATGTAGATGACGTACTTAGCCTTTACAAAGAAGGTGGTGTTGTTGAGAAGAACAAAGACATTAAAGACACTACAAATGAGGTTGATTACTCTTTTGTAGCTGGTGCTGGATATGAAGTTGGTCGTTTCTCAATTGACGCTAGATATACTCAAAGTATGCAAAACCTGTACAAAGAGGATCCAGATAATGAGAAGACAAGAAACGCTTATGTTCAAATTGGCGTAAGCTACAAACTGTTCTAA
- a CDS encoding DUF5995 family protein, with protein MNRPTRIDQVILELDKIIQDAKENQSALGYFPALYKQVTTTVKDKIAEHQFTNPTMMEELVEEFAYRYIKAYKSYMRNGSCTQSWELSFRIAENNSSIVLQHLFLGMNAHISLDLGIAAATVANGNKIASLKDDFYMINQVLASLVNQVQDNLSQIWTGMRLIDKWFGNKDEALADFSMNYARDKAWNVAMDYAKLTDTNEQHVFIAHLDEKVCLFGGRLAYPNIPLKWILRFIRWQEKGTVAEKITHLERMSTDINAKT; from the coding sequence ATGAACCGTCCTACCCGTATCGATCAAGTTATTCTTGAGTTGGATAAGATCATTCAAGATGCAAAAGAGAATCAAAGTGCCTTAGGGTATTTTCCGGCGCTGTACAAGCAGGTTACCACAACAGTTAAAGACAAGATTGCAGAACATCAGTTTACCAATCCTACTATGATGGAAGAATTGGTGGAAGAATTTGCTTACCGATATATCAAGGCATACAAAAGCTATATGCGGAACGGAAGCTGTACACAGTCTTGGGAACTGTCCTTCAGGATAGCAGAGAACAATTCATCTATTGTATTGCAGCACCTGTTCTTAGGTATGAATGCCCATATCAGTCTGGATTTAGGAATTGCGGCTGCCACAGTAGCCAATGGCAATAAGATCGCCTCTCTCAAAGATGATTTTTATATGATCAATCAGGTATTGGCTTCACTGGTCAACCAGGTACAGGATAACCTGAGCCAGATATGGACTGGTATGCGGCTGATCGATAAATGGTTTGGTAACAAGGACGAAGCTTTGGCGGACTTCAGCATGAACTATGCGCGAGACAAGGCTTGGAATGTTGCTATGGACTATGCCAAGCTAACAGATACCAATGAGCAACATGTATTTATCGCCCATTTGGATGAAAAAGTTTGCCTGTTCGGAGGCAGGTTGGCGTACCCCAATATTCCATTAAAGTGGATTTTGCGGTTTATAAGGTGGCAAGAAAAAGGTACTGTAGCTGAAAAAATCACACATCTTGAACGAATGTCTACTGATATTAATGCCAAGACATAA
- a CDS encoding efflux RND transporter periplasmic adaptor subunit, translated as MDRVIPEKEQIKDKRKTYFRWLLAAGAVALSVYGVSQLLTKSVARRDILIGVVQRGEISLEVSGRGRIEPVYQQALTAPFSTVLIASLKTVGDQVQDTTAILNLDRTAEQSRLQQMMDEAELKKTELRKEKLRLKKELYELETETAVKSLELETLSSNLASEQKLLEIGGTTEESVSQAATALKVAKLRQQKLQNDWQVKQLAVKEEIRALEIALEIQQQHIADQERKLEKAKMQAGIDGAITFVNDKVGASIQEGEVLARIANLKAFRVRGLVAESYSQRVSVGMKARINTSQEEYLGEVSSMSPSSENGMVTVFLNIDPNSAIEKLRPDMVVDIALMEETRDSVLKVENRGAFKGKVSEELFVIRGDKAERVKVTTGYRNDDWVEIKTGLQEGDSVIVSNTERFEQSPYVSIEN; from the coding sequence ATGGATAGAGTAATACCCGAAAAAGAACAGATAAAAGATAAACGGAAAACCTACTTCCGTTGGCTGTTGGCGGCAGGAGCCGTAGCGCTATCAGTATATGGAGTAAGTCAGCTGCTGACCAAAAGCGTAGCCCGTCGTGATATCCTGATTGGCGTTGTGCAGCGTGGGGAGATTTCATTGGAAGTGTCAGGAAGAGGAAGGATTGAACCTGTGTACCAACAGGCACTGACTGCCCCTTTCTCAACAGTTTTGATTGCTTCCTTGAAAACTGTCGGAGATCAGGTACAAGATACCACTGCCATTCTGAACCTGGATAGAACAGCAGAGCAGAGCAGGCTTCAGCAGATGATGGATGAGGCAGAACTGAAAAAAACAGAACTCCGCAAGGAAAAACTGAGGCTCAAAAAGGAACTGTATGAGCTGGAAACGGAAACGGCAGTTAAGTCCTTGGAGTTGGAAACGCTGTCTTCCAACCTGGCGAGTGAACAGAAGTTGCTGGAAATAGGGGGAACTACAGAAGAAAGTGTTTCGCAGGCTGCAACTGCCTTGAAAGTGGCAAAGCTTAGACAGCAGAAACTTCAGAATGACTGGCAGGTAAAACAATTGGCAGTAAAGGAGGAAATCAGGGCTTTGGAGATTGCCTTGGAGATTCAGCAGCAACATATCGCTGACCAAGAACGGAAGTTGGAAAAAGCAAAGATGCAGGCAGGTATTGATGGTGCCATCACTTTTGTCAATGATAAGGTGGGTGCATCCATACAGGAAGGGGAAGTCCTCGCCCGCATAGCCAACCTAAAAGCCTTTAGGGTACGTGGTTTGGTGGCGGAAAGCTACAGTCAACGGGTGTCAGTCGGGATGAAAGCCCGTATCAACACCTCACAGGAAGAATACTTGGGAGAAGTAAGCAGTATGTCACCTTCCTCAGAAAATGGAATGGTCACTGTATTCCTGAATATTGACCCGAATAGTGCAATAGAGAAATTGCGTCCAGACATGGTAGTAGATATAGCCTTGATGGAGGAAACCCGTGACAGCGTACTGAAGGTTGAAAACCGTGGCGCATTCAAAGGTAAAGTAAGTGAGGAACTTTTTGTGATCAGAGGGGATAAAGCGGAAAGAGTAAAAGTAACGACAGGTTACCGCAATGATGATTGGGTGGAAATCAAGACGGGATTGCAAGAGGGAGACTCTGTGATTGTATCCAATACCGAGCGCTTTGAGCAGTCTCCTTATGTTTCAATTGAAAACTAG
- a CDS encoding TolC family protein, whose translation MKKILLIGCLLMIGKWGIAQKELTLEDAISRAQSESVEVKQAQARLEAQRWNYKSFQAGLLPQLSVEGIIPAYNKTYNPITQPDGSLLYQSIEQNNLNLQLNLEQQIGFTGGSVFVGSQLSRFDDLQRDTRQYNTQPFYIGYSQPLMKYNALKWSKQIEPLKLQEAEKAYNEQMESVAYQTVQLYFNALKAQWQANIAANNLQDNQKILEITKEKKSLGRASENDLLQVELNVLNAEQQVTSADLTYDKAMRALMNYLNIETEKEVELVLSKELLLTSVNSQTALEKAQTNRQDLVAFQRNMLEAESKVAKAKGENRFQADLSVAVGFSNQAQVLSDAYQEPIQSQQVSFTFRMPLLDWGRGKAAVGSAQMEREVTSQMIKQSQMDFTREIQDAVQTLSTVVMQAQNSEAADRIAQKKYDISLKRFQLGDISIRELVWSAEEKDSAKNRYIASLEAYWLSYYQLRMLTLFDFEKGTDIEYAMQSKI comes from the coding sequence ATGAAAAAGATATTACTAATAGGCTGCTTGTTGATGATCGGGAAATGGGGCATTGCCCAAAAGGAATTGACTTTGGAAGATGCCATCAGCAGGGCACAGTCAGAGTCTGTGGAAGTCAAGCAAGCACAGGCAAGGCTGGAAGCCCAACGCTGGAACTACAAGTCTTTTCAGGCAGGACTGTTGCCGCAACTTTCGGTAGAAGGGATTATCCCTGCCTACAATAAAACCTATAACCCGATCACGCAACCTGACGGAAGTTTGCTGTACCAATCCATTGAGCAGAACAACCTGAACCTCCAACTGAACCTTGAGCAGCAGATCGGTTTTACGGGAGGAAGTGTATTTGTCGGTAGCCAGCTTAGCCGTTTTGATGACTTGCAACGGGATACAAGACAGTACAATACCCAACCATTTTATATAGGCTACAGTCAGCCATTGATGAAATACAATGCCTTGAAATGGAGTAAGCAGATTGAGCCACTGAAGTTGCAGGAAGCCGAAAAGGCATACAATGAGCAGATGGAATCGGTAGCTTACCAGACTGTTCAGCTATATTTTAATGCCTTGAAGGCTCAGTGGCAAGCCAATATCGCAGCCAACAACCTTCAGGATAACCAAAAGATTCTTGAAATCACGAAGGAGAAGAAATCATTGGGAAGGGCTAGTGAAAACGATTTGCTGCAAGTGGAGTTGAACGTACTCAATGCAGAACAGCAGGTGACTTCCGCAGACCTTACTTATGACAAGGCTATGAGAGCCTTGATGAACTACCTGAATATCGAAACAGAAAAGGAAGTTGAATTGGTCTTGAGCAAAGAACTGCTGCTGACTTCGGTGAATAGCCAAACCGCTTTGGAAAAGGCACAAACCAACCGACAAGATTTGGTGGCATTTCAAAGAAATATGCTGGAAGCGGAAAGCAAGGTGGCAAAAGCAAAAGGGGAAAACCGCTTTCAGGCAGATCTGAGTGTAGCGGTGGGTTTTAGTAATCAGGCGCAAGTACTGTCCGATGCCTATCAGGAACCGATACAGTCACAGCAAGTGAGCTTCACCTTCAGAATGCCACTCTTGGATTGGGGAAGAGGAAAGGCAGCAGTCGGCTCTGCACAAATGGAGCGGGAAGTGACCTCCCAGATGATCAAGCAGTCGCAGATGGATTTTACAAGAGAGATTCAGGATGCTGTACAGACTTTGTCAACCGTGGTAATGCAGGCTCAAAACAGCGAGGCTGCTGACCGTATTGCTCAGAAAAAGTACGATATCTCACTGAAGCGGTTCCAGCTTGGTGACATCAGTATCAGGGAACTGGTGTGGAGTGCAGAAGAAAAGGACAGCGCCAAAAACAGGTATATTGCTTCACTGGAAGCCTACTGGCTAAGCTATTACCAATTACGTATGCTGACCCTATTCGACTTTGAAAAAGGAACAGACATTGAATATGCGATGCAGTCTAAAATCTAG
- a CDS encoding ABC transporter permease translates to MRTYIKLAIISLKKNPFFSFVTLFGISLTITALMVIGSIIDSSYGTHGLEKRMDHLLISKMMVVERENKYYSSSGYSFNVYDQYFSKMKTPDMMAVCSGLMNTNLYYKHVSEMIERRDVSQSYMEMFDFEYVNGKPFSEDDFKQRSKVALITDKLAADVFGAEDCIGKKIKVNSELLTVRGVIKQGNRLRNYSYADVYAPIDESSAWYLNQYNKKLGNLRILMYFNDTGMVESGRKEFDKVMASIPLDKEKKEVKLSGEALRHIEMPVYDLFDLTSATALYGIVILIVLLCMFLPALNLVNINITRMLERSGEIGIRKAFGASAGELIRQFLVENTVITIIGGLIGFVIATITIHGINYFGMFNANETLEVNPILFVYGFTVMLIFSVMSGTYPAIRMSRFEIVKSLKSENQ, encoded by the coding sequence ATGAGAACTTATATAAAACTGGCGATTATTTCGCTGAAGAAGAACCCGTTTTTCTCCTTTGTAACCCTTTTTGGTATCAGCCTTACGATTACGGCACTGATGGTGATAGGTTCCATTATAGACTCTTCGTATGGAACACATGGATTGGAAAAACGAATGGATCATCTCTTGATTTCTAAAATGATGGTAGTCGAGCGAGAAAACAAATACTACTCATCATCAGGGTATTCATTTAACGTATATGACCAATATTTTTCCAAAATGAAGACACCTGATATGATGGCGGTGTGTTCTGGGTTGATGAATACCAACCTATATTATAAGCATGTCTCTGAGATGATAGAAAGGAGGGATGTTAGTCAGAGCTATATGGAGATGTTTGATTTTGAGTATGTCAATGGGAAACCCTTTTCAGAAGATGATTTCAAGCAACGCAGTAAAGTGGCGCTGATTACGGATAAGTTGGCAGCTGATGTATTTGGAGCAGAAGATTGTATCGGGAAGAAAATTAAGGTCAATTCTGAGCTTTTGACTGTTAGAGGTGTCATCAAGCAAGGTAATAGGCTTCGAAACTATTCTTATGCAGATGTTTATGCACCAATAGATGAAAGCAGTGCTTGGTATTTAAATCAATACAATAAGAAGCTGGGGAACTTGAGAATCCTGATGTATTTCAACGATACAGGTATGGTTGAAAGTGGCAGAAAGGAGTTTGACAAAGTAATGGCAAGCATTCCGCTGGATAAGGAGAAGAAAGAAGTGAAGTTGTCCGGAGAGGCATTGAGGCATATAGAAATGCCGGTTTATGATTTATTCGATCTAACGTCTGCGACAGCATTATATGGCATTGTGATATTGATTGTACTGCTGTGTATGTTTTTACCTGCCTTGAACTTAGTTAATATCAATATTACAAGAATGCTTGAGCGTTCAGGGGAGATTGGTATTCGCAAGGCTTTTGGCGCTTCAGCAGGTGAACTGATCAGGCAGTTTCTTGTGGAGAATACCGTGATTACCATTATCGGTGGTTTGATAGGTTTTGTCATTGCGACAATCACCATTCATGGGATCAATTACTTTGGCATGTTCAATGCCAATGAAACACTGGAGGTAAACCCCATCCTTTTTGTTTACGGTTTTACCGTCATGCTGATTTTTAGTGTGATGTCAGGTACTTACCCTGCGATTAGAATGTCCCGTTTTGAAATTGTCAAATCCCTAAAATCCGAAAACCAATGA
- a CDS encoding ABC transporter permease: MIKHSIQLVWARKKKNLLMVIEIAFSFLILFGLFTVLFERYSNYARERGFDTENVLILHVSENRTDYEKWKEERKDVYRSIENYLDANKDVEKFAYMDNTFPFSSNNNTEGSTFNYGLSFNYYRQLLSPKAIELLNLPFVQGRTFNETDYNADTKSMIINRVFYDHLKPYLNEKDELLDDDGQLNMKIVGVIENYKKKNEYEEQKFVGIWPYNKERFNQTLFFIKTKNDPTTIEAQLVSDLEKRCPDLAFGVNYFDTQRVQANKEVLLPLILLTAVCVFLIINVALGLYGVLWYNISKRKSEIGLRRAVGASKSLIRKQMLIEVGVLLLGGFLLGGLFVVQFPLLGVFNYTGEQYLIGTLLSAFFVGIITFICGYYPSVLASRITPVEALHEL, encoded by the coding sequence ATGATCAAGCATAGCATACAACTGGTATGGGCAAGAAAGAAGAAAAACCTGCTGATGGTGATTGAGATTGCCTTTTCCTTTCTAATCCTGTTTGGGTTGTTTACAGTACTGTTTGAGAGATACAGTAACTACGCCCGAGAGCGAGGTTTCGATACCGAAAATGTATTGATCCTTCATGTATCAGAAAACAGAACAGACTACGAGAAGTGGAAAGAAGAAAGAAAGGATGTCTATAGAAGTATTGAGAATTACCTTGATGCAAACAAGGATGTTGAAAAGTTTGCCTATATGGATAATACCTTTCCGTTTAGTAGCAATAACAATACAGAGGGTTCTACATTTAATTATGGATTATCCTTCAACTATTACCGCCAGTTACTTTCACCAAAAGCCATTGAGTTATTAAACTTGCCGTTTGTTCAGGGCAGGACCTTTAATGAGACAGATTATAACGCAGACACAAAGTCCATGATTATCAATCGGGTATTCTATGATCATCTGAAGCCATACCTCAATGAAAAAGATGAACTGCTTGATGATGATGGACAGCTGAATATGAAAATCGTTGGCGTGATCGAGAATTATAAGAAAAAGAATGAGTATGAGGAACAGAAGTTTGTTGGGATCTGGCCTTACAACAAAGAGCGTTTCAACCAGACCTTGTTCTTTATCAAAACCAAAAATGATCCTACAACAATAGAGGCTCAATTGGTCAGTGACTTGGAGAAACGTTGTCCTGACTTAGCATTTGGTGTAAACTACTTTGACACTCAACGAGTACAAGCCAATAAGGAGGTTTTGCTTCCGCTGATTCTGCTGACAGCAGTATGTGTTTTCCTGATAATAAACGTTGCACTGGGGCTTTACGGAGTACTTTGGTATAACATCAGTAAGCGAAAAAGTGAGATTGGTTTGAGAAGGGCCGTTGGGGCGAGCAAAAGTCTGATCCGAAAGCAGATGCTGATAGAAGTGGGTGTGCTGCTGTTGGGAGGATTCTTGTTGGGAGGTTTGTTTGTAGTACAATTTCCTTTGCTTGGTGTTTTCAATTACACCGGAGAGCAATACCTGATTGGTACCTTGCTGTCGGCATTTTTTGTAGGAATCATTACCTTTATCTGTGGATATTATCCAAGTGTACTGGCTTCAAGGATTACTCCTGTAGAAGCGTTGCATGAGTTATAG
- a CDS encoding sigma-54-dependent transcriptional regulator gives MNQKLPLLIIDDDEAVRKSLGFFFKHKGFAPLLAPNPQEGIALLDEFDFACVILDMNFKVETSGEEGLSALQQIKRQSPKLPVVLLTGWGTMELAVEGMKNGAADFVNKPWDNEHLLRSVQTAMALSKQKPEVNVVQQSPSRKKLDNQFDFSQIIGQDPKLLEVLETVGRVAKTDAPVLIMGESGTGKELIAEAIHRNSKRAGESFVKVNLGGISNSLFESEMFGHKKGAFTGAYADREGRFAIANKGSIFLDEMGELDLNSQVKLLRVLQERKFEPLGSSKTQSADFRIVSATNKVLPELVKEGKFREDLFFRINLITVWLPPLRERKGDIALLAQHFLHQLSETYGISGKSISAEALKWLQKQPLHGNIRELKNWVESTVLMATNEELQVSDFQHNPTYINAFQNEEVKEELIPEGVTLEEMEMMMVRKAMEDHQYKVAPAAKALGISRNALYRKLEKYNISNAKD, from the coding sequence ATGAACCAAAAACTTCCTCTACTGATCATTGATGATGACGAAGCAGTTCGTAAGTCACTAGGCTTTTTCTTTAAGCATAAAGGGTTTGCTCCTTTGCTGGCGCCAAATCCTCAGGAAGGTATTGCCTTGCTGGATGAGTTCGACTTTGCATGCGTCATACTGGATATGAACTTCAAGGTGGAAACTTCAGGGGAGGAAGGACTGTCAGCATTGCAACAGATCAAGCGGCAAAGTCCTAAGTTACCTGTAGTGTTGCTGACGGGCTGGGGAACCATGGAGTTGGCAGTCGAGGGAATGAAAAACGGGGCAGCTGACTTTGTCAACAAACCTTGGGACAATGAACATTTGCTTCGTTCGGTGCAAACGGCAATGGCTCTTTCCAAACAGAAGCCTGAAGTGAATGTAGTGCAGCAATCCCCTTCACGCAAGAAACTGGACAATCAGTTTGATTTCAGTCAGATTATCGGTCAGGATCCGAAGCTGCTGGAAGTCTTGGAAACGGTGGGGCGTGTGGCCAAAACGGATGCACCAGTACTGATTATGGGTGAAAGTGGTACAGGCAAGGAACTGATAGCGGAAGCCATTCACAGGAACAGCAAACGGGCAGGGGAAAGCTTTGTCAAGGTCAACCTGGGCGGTATTTCCAATTCCTTGTTTGAAAGCGAGATGTTCGGTCACAAGAAAGGTGCTTTTACAGGCGCTTATGCCGATCGGGAAGGGCGTTTTGCGATAGCCAATAAAGGCAGCATCTTTTTGGATGAAATGGGTGAACTGGATCTGAACAGTCAGGTGAAACTGCTGCGGGTATTGCAGGAACGAAAGTTTGAACCTTTAGGCAGCTCAAAGACACAGTCTGCAGACTTCCGTATTGTATCGGCTACCAACAAGGTACTGCCTGAGTTGGTCAAGGAAGGGAAGTTTCGTGAAGACCTTTTCTTTCGAATCAACCTGATTACCGTATGGTTGCCGCCACTTCGGGAGAGGAAAGGGGATATAGCATTGCTGGCACAGCATTTCCTTCATCAGCTTTCAGAAACCTATGGCATTTCGGGGAAAAGCATTTCGGCAGAAGCATTGAAATGGTTACAGAAACAGCCATTGCATGGCAATATCCGTGAGCTGAAAAACTGGGTCGAAAGTACCGTACTGATGGCGACCAATGAGGAATTGCAGGTAAGCGATTTTCAGCACAATCCAACTTACATCAATGCATTCCAGAATGAGGAGGTCAAGGAGGAACTGATTCCTGAAGGCGTTACACTGGAGGAAATGGAAATGATGATGGTGCGTAAAGCCATGGAAGATCATCAGTACAAGGTGGCTCCTGCAGCCAAGGCATTGGGTATCTCAAGAAATGCCCTTTACAGGAAACTGGAAAAGTATAACATTTCAAATGCTAAGGATTGA